Part of the Calliopsis andreniformis isolate RMS-2024a chromosome 12, iyCalAndr_principal, whole genome shotgun sequence genome, GCAGCGAATGATGTTATTTGCTGCGTTTGGGCTCCTATACCCTTACCTATTGGGAAGAGTCGATTTGGAGACAAGGAAAAGTACAATTTTTTACACCTATGAGGATTTGTATAAGCTATAGACCGTATCACTAATGCTAATTATCTGCGTTTTAATGGAAGGCCAGTTCAAGTGGAATTCAACGAGATGGACTTAAGTGTTAAAATGCCAGCCGATATACATTGCTATCGCATGGCGATTCGAGGACTTTGGTTAtcttatgatcattactctgtCGAGACGAGCTCGTATCAGATACCCGATCTGCCGGAGCACTTGTTGGATCTTTGGAATCCTGATATAGGTACGTTATTTCTAGTCTCTCagtaattgaatattaattaatGAGGGACTAGGGGTGTTACTGTAGCTATTTTCTTCTATATACAGATCTACTCGACTTCCTGCAACAGGAATTCGAAGAAAGGCGTAAGATATGGCAGGAACAAGCCGAAGAGCGACGTCTAAGATTAGAAGAGAAAAAAGAGATTCTTGAGAGGATGGTGAACCCTCCTGCGCCCCTAAGGTCCGACAGAAAAGGCAAACGTGGCAAGAAAAAGCCACAATCGGCGGGCAAACAGTCTGAATTTGAGACAATTTTGACAATGGTTTTACCCCCACAGTCGCAACTACTTCCTTACTTGCCCACTGAAACGGAAATTCTTCGACAGAGAGAAGGTATGAGATCAATTTACAAATCTAATcctattattaattaataataattcttcTGTTTCTAGAGGAAAACTGGAAAGAGACCAGAAGGTTGCTCTTCACTCGCTGCGAGACGACAGAAGTCAATCTACGGAAATACAAAATTCTGGGAGGTGTCTTACACGTGGACCTCGTTTATCAACCCCCGCAGCCGAAAGATCTCGGGCAGGAAACTTGGCTAACTACTCGTGAGTGCTGCTTTACGTACTAATTAACTCTGTTCTACTTCCAACGTTAACGAGCAGGTGTCTAATTCACGTTGACAGTCGAATTACCAAAGGAGCCTAAGTTCGTCCCGTTCTCCAGACGTTATATACCTCCAGAGCCAGCGCCTGACGCTGAGAGAACACCAGAAGTGATAGAGGCAGAGATGAAGGCGCTGGAGGCCGCCATGGAGAAGCTCCCGCTAATTACTTTCAAGTCAGTTCTTCAAAAAATATTCCTATATGTTTCCTAGAACTTAGTTACCTATACATTTCTCTGGGTCCACTACTTGCTATAGGCTACCCGAATCTGTCTTTTGGTTTGAGCCACCATTAGTCGCCCACTGGCTTCCAGACAGAAAAATCTGGTCCACCAAAGATGTCCATGATCTCAAGTACAACGAGGAGAAACAGATAATCGCATTTAGAAGCGGTAGATTGGGGGTTCACGGGTTGGCTGCCTACAAATTTGCGAACCTACCGTTCCAGAGCTGGGAACTGAAGCCAGAATCAGGCAAAAGTGGTCGTGACTACGGTGGGGTGGTTCTGAATATAACAGCAGCTACCATCCAAGCAGAGTTTATAGTCAGGGTACTCTTTCTTTACTCTGCCTCGTCCTATACCTTTTTATTATTCAATCTAGACAACTACACACGATATCTCTTCTATCTCGCAATGGACAGGGCGATCAAGTGTGTTTAAATTCGCTCGTGGGTGGATCCTCGAAGCCAGTGAAGCATATGCTGGGAGATTTTACTGACTTGGAAGTTCTGATCAAGGTAACCCATCCAGAGGCTCTTGTATGTATATTTCTCCCCTCTCGTCTTTCCAAAACTGCAAGTTTTGCTTGCAGCGAATGCAACAGGTCGGCTGCGACCTTTTCCCCGAACGAGACGCCGCCAGCTATCTGAAAGGACTCGCGACCAAACATCCAGTCGCGGAGAAACATTTGCGCGAGTGCATGGCACTGTTGTCTACCACCTATGTCTTTGCTTGGTCCCGCTGGAACGCGACACGTAGCTTCAGGGAGATCGTGCTGCAGTTCAAGGAGGTGCACGGTTGCGTCGCAAAAGAGGTGATCTAATTCTCTTGGCTACTGAAAGCTCAGCTACTGACAACTACCCTCTATTCAGCGCACGAATCTAATGCTGCTGGTGACGCCGTCGCAAACAATGCGAGTACGTTGCACTGAGGTCAGCTCCGAGTTCTCCGACTTACCACTGGAAGAAGAAGACACCAAGGTAGAGAACAATACTGTTCGCATCTTGGCTCCCCTCTCACAGCCCTTATTTTACTTGTCCCCAGTACTACGTGGACCTGTACCAACTGGCCATGAACACCGCCGGCATCAAGACCCGACTGTTGGTAGAACAAATGTCGTTCAAACTGTTCTCGACCGTCGCGCAGCTTCTGGAGCGCACGAACGTGATCAGCATGTCCTCTTGAGCCTCTGACCAGTGTGTCTCGGTTCTCCAACTGCGAAACGGAAGAGCACGACAGTCCAAGGAACGTTATCCAAACGAAATTCTTTTTATTCGAATACATAACGTATCTCGAGCATCAAGCGATATTCAGGACATAATAAACGTCTCCGTTCGATCTGTATTTGAACGCAAAACGATAGCCCGAAGGAAATACACAGCGATATCGAGGTTACGGCTAAGCGTAAAGAGTTAATTGATGCGCTTCGACGGCGGGGGTGGGTTGGTTCGGAGGGGGAGACATGGGGGATGGTTAAGGGTGCGAGGTCGGAGGACTCGGGTCGGACGTGGGTGGTGTGACGATGGGTAGGTTTTCAACACTACGACACGAAAACGATACGGCGTTTAAAACCCGTACGACCGAGGTGAGCTGGCGCGCAGACCTAGTCGCGGACCTGCCGGAAGCGCGCGACATCCTTTTCTAAATATTATAGCACGCTTGGCTCGCGCCCTTTCATGCTCGCGCGTTTTAAACATCCAATACGCGCGCCCTAGTTAGTTCTTTAATCTGTTCTCTCGATACGATCGATCTCTAACGCGTGTGTACGTAATACGAAGCTAAAAAATATAGTGTTGCGCGCTGCGGAGACTGGACACGCGTCGGGGTGGACTCGACGGGGTATATCTGAGCCCTGTTGAGGATCTCCGCTCTGCACAATTTTACTTTTCCCCATTTCTTCATCTCTGAATCGCCAATTCCACTTTGCAAGATCATTCTCACTAAGTTTTCACCCTAGTCTCTTTGGTTCGGTATTTAGTAGTATCCTCAAGACTGTTTTCCCGAACCCAAGTTGTTTGTTAGCATCGATCTTTGTTGGGGTCATCAGCTGTAACCTTGCTGAAGCCATCGATATTTCTGTCATTCTGTTAGTGCTTCAAGTCTCTGTGGCGCCTGATTAGGGACTCCACGCAGACACTGTCTCTTATCGTGAAGCTATAGAGGTTACGGGAAACAAAGGAAGAAGTGAGTAATTGAACGTGGATCCgagaaaagaaaaggaaaattcTAAGCTGTGGAGAAATTGTTCACAAATACTCTTTGTGGTGTTGAGAACCATACCGAGAAGAAAAAGAACAACTATCCTTAGCAAGTCAACGTCGAATGACTCCGACAATTGTCTTTCGAGTGCCTCCTTCGCGTGACCAGTAACCAAAGGCCGCATCACTTTGTGTCCGCTACATTCTCTAACTACGTATTTCCCTATATTTTCCGGCGTCTTCGACCGTTTCATAACGCGCTCCAAACCTCGCTCTTTCACCGTGCTTACTATTTCCATTTCCTCAATTGTTCACACTGTACTTTCATCGACGCCCAGACAGTCGTGTCTCCTAACGACGAGAATCGATCTCTCTCCACCCTCTCACCCCCTCGTCCTTTAACCGCACAGTCCATCGGACTACAGTCGAAgtggaaaaaggaaaagaaggtA contains:
- the LOC143185585 gene encoding uncharacterized protein LOC143185585 → MDLSVKMPADIHCYRMAIRGLWLSYDHYSVETSSYQIPDLPEHLLDLWNPDIDLLDFLQQEFEERRKIWQEQAEERRLRLEEKKEILERMVNPPAPLRSDRKGKRGKKKPQSAGKQSEFETILTMVLPPQSQLLPYLPTETEILRQREEENWKETRRLLFTRCETTEVNLRKYKILGGVLHVDLVYQPPQPKDLGQETWLTTLELPKEPKFVPFSRRYIPPEPAPDAERTPEVIEAEMKALEAAMEKLPLITFKLPESVFWFEPPLVAHWLPDRKIWSTKDVHDLKYNEEKQIIAFRSGRLGVHGLAAYKFANLPFQSWELKPESGKSGRDYGGVVLNITAATIQAEFIVRVLFLYSASSYTFLLFNLDNYTRYLFYLAMDRAIKCV